One window of the Esox lucius isolate fEsoLuc1 chromosome 8, fEsoLuc1.pri, whole genome shotgun sequence genome contains the following:
- the chaf1a gene encoding chromatin assembly factor 1 subunit A, with amino-acid sequence MVVEMLAAEDPSVEGHLPSTPRRRGMNAKIKPSKAKKLVQARLPFKRLNPEPKETSESKRSCILPCPEPGHSDGENEESSPLPMRHGPALVNGRGPLDGFMSRSSHRSPAKYVVVDLTEDSNSADALKQQTDTHIAGLFPSMQNDHLSKTPSAVTATQTDLTAKTGTLDGKVKDEQKDMKEKVREDIASISQIDTTQESDTEEEEEEEEEAEDDEEQEESVTADMSSHGNGSMLSPSSTSSLSTSDSSPEAVKTENIPKVSEPNTTPKIEQKTVKRRSLKSLQEQEERLRQRQERERQREEAKAVKEKKKEEARKLKEEKEKERKEKKEKEEREKREKKEKEEKERAEKLRVKEEQRKSKQEAKLEEKRKKEEEKRLKEEKDRLKAEKAEITRFLQKPKTPQQATKTLASACEKFAPFEIKEHMCLAPLTRVRCEEAALEELDRYLSKPEDSLYSLRDWIRNKPRRSGPTKPRSIDPVSVCMVMEGAKPDGVPDRQRYGRMKLLQFRENYRPAYWGTWSKKSPHISPRCPLRQDKDLLDYDVDSDEEWEEEEPGESLSHSEGEDNDEGGDNDDDDEDGFFVPHGYLSDGEGALEEEEEGGDLEKQKVRQSLKAREWDELMSKKKVKVLEAVVRGCVWEGEGPPLELFQQFAVCLVEPLPKLEPTTPDDSTQKRQEDEQLLSQLLPLLHGNVNSSKVIITEFQEFCRQQATLPISSPQNSGENVPTRIRLKRLIKGNAVYEKRSTYRRCCWYVHAEVLPRFSQEALPVPCQWNYLTSGAHVPREETPAATGSQGNSPTTPQPSTTSSSKTPSSNKRKSAGSMSITKFMKKAADPEQVEVMETDGFQADTEEDEDEAECIIIDTTKGSSRTNGSDTGNENTEQMEVIPSDTATLPLPRPTPTPATA; translated from the exons ATGGTGGTGGAGATGCTAGCGGCGGAAGATCCATCCGTGGAAGGGCATTTACCATCCACTCCACGGAGGAGAG GTATGAATGCCAAAATCAAACCAAGCAAAGCAAAGAAGCTTGTACAGG CTCGCCTTCCATTCAAGCGTCTGAACCCAGAACCCAAAGAGACCAGTGAGTCCAAAAGGTCTTGCATCCTTCCATGCCCAGAGCCTGGGCACTCTGATGGAGAGAATGAGGAGAGCTCCCCGCTACCCATGCGTCATGGACCAGCCCTGGTTAATGGCCGCGGACCCCTGGATGGATTCATGAGTCGCAGCAGCCACAGATCTCCTGCCAAATATGTAGTCGTTGATCTCACTGAGGACTCCAATTCAGCTGACGCCCTAAAGCagcaaactgacacacacattgcTGGCTTGTTTCCTTCCATGCAAAACGACCACCTGAGCAAAACTCCAAGTGCTGTAACAGCCACCCAAACTGATCTCACTGCCAAAACGGGGACCTTAGACGGCAAGGTGAAGGATGAGCAGAAGGATATGAAGGAGAAGGTCAGGGAGGACATTGCATCCATCTCACAGATAGACACCACACAGGAGTCAGacacggaggaggaggaggaggaagaggaagaagcaGAAGATGATGAAGAACAAGAAGAGTCTGTCACAGCTGATATGTCCAGTCATGGCAATGGGTCCATGTTATCTCCTTCATCCACCAGCTCCTTGTCCACATCCGACAGCTCCCCAGAGGCCGTTAAGACAGAGAACATCCCTAAAGTCTCA GAGCCAAATACCACCCCTAAAATTGAGcagaaaacagtaaaaagacGATCTCTAAAG AGTTTGCAGGAGCAAGAGGAGAGGCTACGCCAGCGACAAGAGCGAGAGCGCCAACGGGAGGAGGCTAAAGCTGttaaagaaaagaagaaagaggaggCTCGCAAActgaaggaagagaaagagaaggaaagaaaggaaaaaaaggagaaagaagagcgtgaaaagagagagaaaaaagagaaagaagaaaaggaaagggCAGAGAAATTACGAGTGAAAGAAGAGCAACGCAAATCAAAGCAAGA GGCAAAActtgaagaaaaaagaaagaaagaggaggagaaacggttgaaagaagagaaagat AGGCTCAAAGCAGAGAAAGCAGAGATCACACGATTTCTCCAGAAACCCAAGACTCCTCAGCAGGCCACAAAA ACCCTTGCATCTGCCTGTGAAAAGTTTGCTCCTTTTGAGATAAAGGAGCACATGTGTCTGGCTCCGCTGACCAGGGTCCGTTGTGAGGAGGCTGCCCTGGAGGAACTGGACCGATACCTTTCTAAACCTGAGGATAGCCTGTACAGCCTGAGAGACTGGATTAGAAATAAGCCCCGCAGGTCAGGCCCAACCAAGCCCAGAAGCATAGACCCTGTGAG CGTGTGTATGGTGATGGAAGGTGCTAAGCCGGATGGTGTGCCTGACCGTCAGCGCTACGGCCGTATGAAGCTCCTTCAGTTCCGTGAAAACTACCGGCCGGCCTACTGGGGCACATGGAGCAAAAAGAGCCCCCACATCTCCCCCCGCTGCCCCCTCAGACAGGACAAG GATCTGTTGGATTATGACGTGGACAGTgatgaggagtgggaggaggaggagccagGAGAGTCCCTGTCCCATAGTGAAGGG GAGGATAACGATGAGGGAGGTGATAACGATGACGACGACGAGGATGGTTTCTTTGTACCGCATGGGTACCTGTCAGATGGGGAGGGGGcactggaggaggaagag GAGGGTGGTGACCTGGAGAAGCAGAAGGTGCGTCAGAGTCTGAAGGCCCGGGAGTGGGACGAGTTAATGTccaagaaaaaggtgaaggtgcTGGAGGCGGTGGTCAGGGgctgtgtgtgggagggagagggtCCCCCCTTGGAGCTCTTCCAGCAGTTCGCTGTGTGCCTGGTGGAACCCTTGCCAAAGCTGGAGCCCACCACCCCAGATGACAGCACACAGAAACGACAAGAAGATGAGCAGC TGTTGTCCCAATTGCTTCCACTTCTCCATGGAAATGTGAACAGCAGTAAGGTGATCATCACAGAGTTTCAGGAGTTCTGTCGCCAGCAAGCAACCTTGCCCATCTCCAGCCCCCAGAACTCAGGAGAAAACGTCCCCACCAG GATCCGTCTGAAGCGCCTCATCAAGGGGAATGCCGTGTACGAGAAGCGCTCGACCTATAGACGCTGCTGCTGGTACGTACACGCAGAGGTCTTGCCTCGTTTCAGCCAGGAGGCTCTCCCAGTACCCTGCCAGTGGAACTACCTCACCTCAGGGGCCCATGTGCCCCGTGAAGAGACACCAGCGGCCACAGGCTCACAAGGAAACTCCCCAACAACCCCCCAGCCCTCCACCACATCATCTTCTAAGACTCCCTCCTCCAACAAGAGGAAGAGCGCTGGCAGCATGTCCATCACCAAGTTCATGAAGAAAGCTGCTGACCCAGAGCAG